The Hylaeus volcanicus isolate JK05 unplaced genomic scaffold, UHH_iyHylVolc1.0_haploid 12197, whole genome shotgun sequence genome has a window encoding:
- the LOC128882875 gene encoding uncharacterized protein LOC128882875 isoform X4 has translation MKDVWELLRDAVNDLNHTLSVISQDSDDYDGDGSFYEEDPDMQRMQGEVKLLTNPTLQRNGFEEPLKPTTTASAFPLENSTRELGLYEQKVNALFQSAMNSAKSEEYINLLRFIQNLYRFNKTDGKAQIMYPTETCEKNVNPEIPFDRFGRTQPAVQAMTTAEFRTHSMTIKFAISEKQDVLIYSAGLIFRGQMSNKSSFDMHQCPLRNSSTRNINTTVDSKETICCEENQSMFDLGKKPIPATIVTEKEKINSLRNRLGKQDNNATLNNFNFRDNTCTQETNRRRSIATSTMDSSLLAPGKKLQLKNIFQLYIHCILNQMKDATTKDVQVSNKTQYVVVRNALTEIIPKRTTNLFDIEKNYGKLQNSECTELVQMKKDNEDLEEQLDVCFLSLQQLQKENGDIRSQLKEAQKNIEICNDLKQQNTLLQIDLDETKKKVTYMDSQETSLKTLRNKVELLKNELDNSRMVAEKMNQLLDDINKDQDATVTNLKKLWMRACDDSERLQAQVNTLQNDLANYHCLKSDYDNLKVLQESLQKEVLNKNCTISELTESLKSLLDRVQSLVEKEFYMIDKRSLHENLQAFLAFLRSQGVINILGRSRDFMCYVLCQLCGLREGEIFLFFGINDSVRSLVEEARLKIHNKSTGKTLSAEEELLQGLQIKNISRLGISDMFIEFLQDEIG, from the exons ATGAAAGATGTGTGGGAGCTATTAAGAGATGCTGTGAATGACTTAAACCAT ACGTTATCAGTTATCTCTCAAGATAGTGATGACTACGATGGTGATGGTAGCTTTTATGAGGAAGATCCTGACA TGCAGAGAATGCAAGGCGAGGTAAAACTACTCACGAATCCAACGCTTCAACGGAAt GGGTTTGAAGAACCATTAAAACCAACGACAACCGCTTCTGCTTTCCCTTTGGAAAATTCAACAAGA GAACTTGGTTTATATGAACAAAAGGTCAACGCTTTGTTTCAATCGGCAATGAATTCTGCGAAAT cTGAAGAGTATATAAATCTATTGAGATTTATTCAAAACCTTTATCGATTTAACAAAACAG atGGAAAAGCGCAAATAATGTATCCAACAGAAACATGTGAAAAA AATGTCAACCCAGAAATACCCTTCGATAGATTCGGAAGAACACAGCCGGCAGTGCAAGCTATGACCACTGCGGAATTTCGTACTCACTCAATGACAATTAAATTCGCGATTTCGGAAAAACAAGATGTCTTAATTTATAGCGCTGGGCTTATTTTTA GAGGGCAAATGTCAAACAAGTCGTCGTTCGATATGCATCAATGCCCATTACGCAACAGCTCCACCCGTAATATCAATACTACTGTTGATTCGAAAG AAACGATTTGTTGCGAAGAAAACCAAAGTATGTTTGATCTTGGGAAAAAACCCATTCCGGCTACAATCGTCACT gaaaaggaaaaaattaattcattacgCAACCGTTTGGGTAAGCAAGATAATAATGCTACATTAA ataattttaatttcagggATAATACATGTACACAAGAAACAAATAgg AGACGTTCTATTGCTACATCTACGATGGACTCTTCGT TGCTTGCGCCTGGTAAAAAACTGcagttaaaaaatatctttcagTTGTATATTCACTGCATTCTTAATCAAATGAAAGATGCCACCACCAAG GATGTGCAGGTCTCTAATAAAACTCAATACGTAGTTGTACGAAACGCTTTAACCGAAATAAT tcCAAAACGAACAACGAATTTGTTtgacattgaaaaaaattacggTAAACTCCAAAATTCAGAGTGTACGGAATTGgttcaaatgaaaaaagacAACGAGGATTTAGAAGAACAACTTGATGTTTGTTTC CTGTCACTACaacaattacaaaaagaaaacggagATATACGTAGTCAGCTAAAGGAAGCACAAAAGAATAttgag ATATGtaatgatttaaaacaacaaaatacgCTTTTACAAATAGATCttgatgaaacaaaaaagaaagtaaccTACATGGATTCTCAag AGACGTCTTTAAAAACATTGAGGAATAAagtagaattattaaaaaacgagCTAGACAATTCTCGTATGGTTGcagaaaaaatgaatcaacTGTTGGATGATATTAAT AAAGATCAAGACGCAACGGTAACAAACCTCAAAAAACTCTGGATGCGAGCATGTGACGATTCGGAAAGATTACAAGCGCAAGTGAACACTCTTCAAAATGATTTAGCCAATTATCATTGTCTTAAAAGTGATTACGATAATTTGAAAGTATTACAAGAATCGCTTCAAAAAGaagttttgaataaaaattgcacaatttCAGAATTAAC AGAATCTTTAAAATCATTGCTAGACCGAGTGCAAAGCCTAGTTGAGAAGGAGTTTTATATGATAGATAAGCGCAGTCTACATGAAAACCTACAGGCCTTTTTAGCGTTTCTAAGATCACAG GgggtaataaatatattaggaCGTTCTAGAGACTTTATGTGCTATGTTTTGTGCCAACTCTGTGGCTTAAGGGAAGgtgaaatattcttatttttcggcATCAACGACTCTGTGCGTTCCCTTGTTGAGGAAGCTCGACTCAAAATTCATAACAAATCGACTGGAAAAACTCTGTCGGCTGAAGAAGAATTGCTGCAAGgccttcaaataaaaaatatttcgcgtTTAGGAATTTCAGATATGTTCATTGAATTTCTTCAAGATGAAATTGGCTAA
- the LOC128882875 gene encoding uncharacterized protein LOC128882875 isoform X8 translates to MKDVWELLRDAVNDLNHTLSVISQDSDDYDGDGSFYEEDPDMQRMQGEVKLLTNPTLQRNGFEEPLKPTTTASAFPLENSTRELGLYEQKVNALFQSAMNSAKSEEYINLLRFIQNLYRFNKTDGKAQIMYPTETCEKNVNPEIPFDRFGRTQPAVQAMTTAEFRTHSMTIKFAISEKQDVLIYSAGLIFRGQMSNKSSFDMHQCPLRNSSTRNINTTVDSKETICCEENQSMFDLGKKPIPATIVTEKEKINSLRNRLDNFNFRDNTCTQETNRRRSIATSTMDSSLLAPGKKLQLKNIFQLYIHCILNQMKDATTKDVQVSNKTQYVVVRNALTEIIPKRTTNLFDIEKNYGKLQNSECTELVQMKKDNEDLEEQLDVCFLSLQQLQKENGDIRSQLKEAQKNIEICNDLKQQNTLLQIDLDETKKKVTYMDSQETSLKTLRNKVELLKNELDNSRMVAEKMNQLLDDINKDQDATVTNLKKLWMRACDDSERLQAQVNTLQNDLANYHCLKSDYDNLKVLQESLQKEVLNKNCTISELTESLKSLLDRVQSLVEKEFYMIDKRSLHENLQAFLAFLRSQGVINILGRSRDFMCYVLCQLCGLREGEIFLFFGINDSVRSLVEEARLKIHNKSTGKTLSAEEELLQGLQIKNISRLGISDMFIEFLQDEIG, encoded by the exons ATGAAAGATGTGTGGGAGCTATTAAGAGATGCTGTGAATGACTTAAACCAT ACGTTATCAGTTATCTCTCAAGATAGTGATGACTACGATGGTGATGGTAGCTTTTATGAGGAAGATCCTGACA TGCAGAGAATGCAAGGCGAGGTAAAACTACTCACGAATCCAACGCTTCAACGGAAt GGGTTTGAAGAACCATTAAAACCAACGACAACCGCTTCTGCTTTCCCTTTGGAAAATTCAACAAGA GAACTTGGTTTATATGAACAAAAGGTCAACGCTTTGTTTCAATCGGCAATGAATTCTGCGAAAT cTGAAGAGTATATAAATCTATTGAGATTTATTCAAAACCTTTATCGATTTAACAAAACAG atGGAAAAGCGCAAATAATGTATCCAACAGAAACATGTGAAAAA AATGTCAACCCAGAAATACCCTTCGATAGATTCGGAAGAACACAGCCGGCAGTGCAAGCTATGACCACTGCGGAATTTCGTACTCACTCAATGACAATTAAATTCGCGATTTCGGAAAAACAAGATGTCTTAATTTATAGCGCTGGGCTTATTTTTA GAGGGCAAATGTCAAACAAGTCGTCGTTCGATATGCATCAATGCCCATTACGCAACAGCTCCACCCGTAATATCAATACTACTGTTGATTCGAAAG AAACGATTTGTTGCGAAGAAAACCAAAGTATGTTTGATCTTGGGAAAAAACCCATTCCGGCTACAATCGTCACT gaaaaggaaaaaattaattcattacgCAACCGTTTGG ataattttaatttcagggATAATACATGTACACAAGAAACAAATAgg AGACGTTCTATTGCTACATCTACGATGGACTCTTCGT TGCTTGCGCCTGGTAAAAAACTGcagttaaaaaatatctttcagTTGTATATTCACTGCATTCTTAATCAAATGAAAGATGCCACCACCAAG GATGTGCAGGTCTCTAATAAAACTCAATACGTAGTTGTACGAAACGCTTTAACCGAAATAAT tcCAAAACGAACAACGAATTTGTTtgacattgaaaaaaattacggTAAACTCCAAAATTCAGAGTGTACGGAATTGgttcaaatgaaaaaagacAACGAGGATTTAGAAGAACAACTTGATGTTTGTTTC CTGTCACTACaacaattacaaaaagaaaacggagATATACGTAGTCAGCTAAAGGAAGCACAAAAGAATAttgag ATATGtaatgatttaaaacaacaaaatacgCTTTTACAAATAGATCttgatgaaacaaaaaagaaagtaaccTACATGGATTCTCAag AGACGTCTTTAAAAACATTGAGGAATAAagtagaattattaaaaaacgagCTAGACAATTCTCGTATGGTTGcagaaaaaatgaatcaacTGTTGGATGATATTAAT AAAGATCAAGACGCAACGGTAACAAACCTCAAAAAACTCTGGATGCGAGCATGTGACGATTCGGAAAGATTACAAGCGCAAGTGAACACTCTTCAAAATGATTTAGCCAATTATCATTGTCTTAAAAGTGATTACGATAATTTGAAAGTATTACAAGAATCGCTTCAAAAAGaagttttgaataaaaattgcacaatttCAGAATTAAC AGAATCTTTAAAATCATTGCTAGACCGAGTGCAAAGCCTAGTTGAGAAGGAGTTTTATATGATAGATAAGCGCAGTCTACATGAAAACCTACAGGCCTTTTTAGCGTTTCTAAGATCACAG GgggtaataaatatattaggaCGTTCTAGAGACTTTATGTGCTATGTTTTGTGCCAACTCTGTGGCTTAAGGGAAGgtgaaatattcttatttttcggcATCAACGACTCTGTGCGTTCCCTTGTTGAGGAAGCTCGACTCAAAATTCATAACAAATCGACTGGAAAAACTCTGTCGGCTGAAGAAGAATTGCTGCAAGgccttcaaataaaaaatatttcgcgtTTAGGAATTTCAGATATGTTCATTGAATTTCTTCAAGATGAAATTGGCTAA
- the LOC128882875 gene encoding uncharacterized protein LOC128882875 isoform X7 gives MTTMVMVAFMRKILTRMQGEVKLLTNPTLQRNGFEEPLKPTTTASAFPLENSTRELGLYEQKVNALFQSAMNSAKSEEYINLLRFIQNLYRFNKTDGKAQIMYPTETCEKNVNPEIPFDRFGRTQPAVQAMTTAEFRTHSMTIKFAISEKQDVLIYSAGLIFRGQMSNKSSFDMHQCPLRNSSTRNINTTVDSKETICCEENQSMFDLGKKPIPATIVTEKEKINSLRNRLGKQDNNATLNNFNFRDNTCTQETNRRRSIATSTMDSSCQSLNNEYYRTVETITTCDFVVLAPGKKLQLKNIFQLYIHCILNQMKDATTKDVQVSNKTQYVVVRNALTEIIPKRTTNLFDIEKNYGKLQNSECTELVQMKKDNEDLEEQLDVCFLSLQQLQKENGDIRSQLKEAQKNIEICNDLKQQNTLLQIDLDETKKKVTYMDSQETSLKTLRNKVELLKNELDNSRMVAEKMNQLLDDINKDQDATVTNLKKLWMRACDDSERLQAQVNTLQNDLANYHCLKSDYDNLKVLQESLQKEVLNKNCTISELTESLKSLLDRVQSLVEKEFYMIDKRSLHENLQAFLAFLRSQGVINILGRSRDFMCYVLCQLCGLREGEIFLFFGINDSVRSLVEEARLKIHNKSTGKTLSAEEELLQGLQIKNISRLGISDMFIEFLQDEIG, from the exons ATGACTACGATGGTGATGGTAGCTTTTATGAGGAAGATCCTGACA AGAATGCAAGGCGAGGTAAAACTACTCACGAATCCAACGCTTCAACGGAAt GGGTTTGAAGAACCATTAAAACCAACGACAACCGCTTCTGCTTTCCCTTTGGAAAATTCAACAAGA GAACTTGGTTTATATGAACAAAAGGTCAACGCTTTGTTTCAATCGGCAATGAATTCTGCGAAAT cTGAAGAGTATATAAATCTATTGAGATTTATTCAAAACCTTTATCGATTTAACAAAACAG atGGAAAAGCGCAAATAATGTATCCAACAGAAACATGTGAAAAA AATGTCAACCCAGAAATACCCTTCGATAGATTCGGAAGAACACAGCCGGCAGTGCAAGCTATGACCACTGCGGAATTTCGTACTCACTCAATGACAATTAAATTCGCGATTTCGGAAAAACAAGATGTCTTAATTTATAGCGCTGGGCTTATTTTTA GAGGGCAAATGTCAAACAAGTCGTCGTTCGATATGCATCAATGCCCATTACGCAACAGCTCCACCCGTAATATCAATACTACTGTTGATTCGAAAG AAACGATTTGTTGCGAAGAAAACCAAAGTATGTTTGATCTTGGGAAAAAACCCATTCCGGCTACAATCGTCACT gaaaaggaaaaaattaattcattacgCAACCGTTTGGGTAAGCAAGATAATAATGCTACATTAA ataattttaatttcagggATAATACATGTACACAAGAAACAAATAgg AGACGTTCTATTGCTACATCTACGATGGACTCTTCGTGTCAGtctttaaataacgaatattacCGCACAGTTGAAACGATTACAACGTGTGATTTTGTAGTGCTTGCGCCTGGTAAAAAACTGcagttaaaaaatatctttcagTTGTATATTCACTGCATTCTTAATCAAATGAAAGATGCCACCACCAAG GATGTGCAGGTCTCTAATAAAACTCAATACGTAGTTGTACGAAACGCTTTAACCGAAATAAT tcCAAAACGAACAACGAATTTGTTtgacattgaaaaaaattacggTAAACTCCAAAATTCAGAGTGTACGGAATTGgttcaaatgaaaaaagacAACGAGGATTTAGAAGAACAACTTGATGTTTGTTTC CTGTCACTACaacaattacaaaaagaaaacggagATATACGTAGTCAGCTAAAGGAAGCACAAAAGAATAttgag ATATGtaatgatttaaaacaacaaaatacgCTTTTACAAATAGATCttgatgaaacaaaaaagaaagtaaccTACATGGATTCTCAag AGACGTCTTTAAAAACATTGAGGAATAAagtagaattattaaaaaacgagCTAGACAATTCTCGTATGGTTGcagaaaaaatgaatcaacTGTTGGATGATATTAAT AAAGATCAAGACGCAACGGTAACAAACCTCAAAAAACTCTGGATGCGAGCATGTGACGATTCGGAAAGATTACAAGCGCAAGTGAACACTCTTCAAAATGATTTAGCCAATTATCATTGTCTTAAAAGTGATTACGATAATTTGAAAGTATTACAAGAATCGCTTCAAAAAGaagttttgaataaaaattgcacaatttCAGAATTAAC AGAATCTTTAAAATCATTGCTAGACCGAGTGCAAAGCCTAGTTGAGAAGGAGTTTTATATGATAGATAAGCGCAGTCTACATGAAAACCTACAGGCCTTTTTAGCGTTTCTAAGATCACAG GgggtaataaatatattaggaCGTTCTAGAGACTTTATGTGCTATGTTTTGTGCCAACTCTGTGGCTTAAGGGAAGgtgaaatattcttatttttcggcATCAACGACTCTGTGCGTTCCCTTGTTGAGGAAGCTCGACTCAAAATTCATAACAAATCGACTGGAAAAACTCTGTCGGCTGAAGAAGAATTGCTGCAAGgccttcaaataaaaaatatttcgcgtTTAGGAATTTCAGATATGTTCATTGAATTTCTTCAAGATGAAATTGGCTAA
- the LOC128882875 gene encoding uncharacterized protein LOC128882875 isoform X9, with amino-acid sequence MTTAEFRTHSMTIKFAISEKQDVLIYSAGLIFRGQMSNKSSFDMHQCPLRNSSTRNINTTVDSKETICCEENQSMFDLGKKPIPATIVTEKEKINSLRNRLGKQDNNATLNNFNFRDNTCTQETNRRRSIATSTMDSSCQSLNNEYYRTVETITTCDFVVLAPGKKLQLKNIFQLYIHCILNQMKDATTKDVQVSNKTQYVVVRNALTEIIPKRTTNLFDIEKNYGKLQNSECTELVQMKKDNEDLEEQLDVCFLSLQQLQKENGDIRSQLKEAQKNIEICNDLKQQNTLLQIDLDETKKKVTYMDSQETSLKTLRNKVELLKNELDNSRMVAEKMNQLLDDINKDQDATVTNLKKLWMRACDDSERLQAQVNTLQNDLANYHCLKSDYDNLKVLQESLQKEVLNKNCTISELTESLKSLLDRVQSLVEKEFYMIDKRSLHENLQAFLAFLRSQGVINILGRSRDFMCYVLCQLCGLREGEIFLFFGINDSVRSLVEEARLKIHNKSTGKTLSAEEELLQGLQIKNISRLGISDMFIEFLQDEIG; translated from the exons ATGACCACTGCGGAATTTCGTACTCACTCAATGACAATTAAATTCGCGATTTCGGAAAAACAAGATGTCTTAATTTATAGCGCTGGGCTTATTTTTA GAGGGCAAATGTCAAACAAGTCGTCGTTCGATATGCATCAATGCCCATTACGCAACAGCTCCACCCGTAATATCAATACTACTGTTGATTCGAAAG AAACGATTTGTTGCGAAGAAAACCAAAGTATGTTTGATCTTGGGAAAAAACCCATTCCGGCTACAATCGTCACT gaaaaggaaaaaattaattcattacgCAACCGTTTGGGTAAGCAAGATAATAATGCTACATTAA ataattttaatttcagggATAATACATGTACACAAGAAACAAATAgg AGACGTTCTATTGCTACATCTACGATGGACTCTTCGTGTCAGtctttaaataacgaatattacCGCACAGTTGAAACGATTACAACGTGTGATTTTGTAGTGCTTGCGCCTGGTAAAAAACTGcagttaaaaaatatctttcagTTGTATATTCACTGCATTCTTAATCAAATGAAAGATGCCACCACCAAG GATGTGCAGGTCTCTAATAAAACTCAATACGTAGTTGTACGAAACGCTTTAACCGAAATAAT tcCAAAACGAACAACGAATTTGTTtgacattgaaaaaaattacggTAAACTCCAAAATTCAGAGTGTACGGAATTGgttcaaatgaaaaaagacAACGAGGATTTAGAAGAACAACTTGATGTTTGTTTC CTGTCACTACaacaattacaaaaagaaaacggagATATACGTAGTCAGCTAAAGGAAGCACAAAAGAATAttgag ATATGtaatgatttaaaacaacaaaatacgCTTTTACAAATAGATCttgatgaaacaaaaaagaaagtaaccTACATGGATTCTCAag AGACGTCTTTAAAAACATTGAGGAATAAagtagaattattaaaaaacgagCTAGACAATTCTCGTATGGTTGcagaaaaaatgaatcaacTGTTGGATGATATTAAT AAAGATCAAGACGCAACGGTAACAAACCTCAAAAAACTCTGGATGCGAGCATGTGACGATTCGGAAAGATTACAAGCGCAAGTGAACACTCTTCAAAATGATTTAGCCAATTATCATTGTCTTAAAAGTGATTACGATAATTTGAAAGTATTACAAGAATCGCTTCAAAAAGaagttttgaataaaaattgcacaatttCAGAATTAAC AGAATCTTTAAAATCATTGCTAGACCGAGTGCAAAGCCTAGTTGAGAAGGAGTTTTATATGATAGATAAGCGCAGTCTACATGAAAACCTACAGGCCTTTTTAGCGTTTCTAAGATCACAG GgggtaataaatatattaggaCGTTCTAGAGACTTTATGTGCTATGTTTTGTGCCAACTCTGTGGCTTAAGGGAAGgtgaaatattcttatttttcggcATCAACGACTCTGTGCGTTCCCTTGTTGAGGAAGCTCGACTCAAAATTCATAACAAATCGACTGGAAAAACTCTGTCGGCTGAAGAAGAATTGCTGCAAGgccttcaaataaaaaatatttcgcgtTTAGGAATTTCAGATATGTTCATTGAATTTCTTCAAGATGAAATTGGCTAA